TCATGCTATGGGCTCATCATGTGTTTGGTATGTTATGAtcacttctgctctcaactccaTTCAACCTGCTGTGCTCAAAAGGTAAATCAAAATAGCTAGTAGAATTTATTTTGAAGGAGGAAGgagaatattttaaaatcaaGTCAAAACAGATTTATCTGTAATGGTCCTGAAACGAGAAGCTAGTAAAATGGTTAGGTttataaaatattcaatttatcTTATAAGTAAGCTTGTAAACAAAGTAGCTTGCAAtatctaatttttaaaaatcaacccAATCTGAAGTCTTTTTTTGGACAGACACATGATGATTAATAaaaattgagcattttttttttactcttgcgCTCTGTTCTTCCAGGTTTTGGCTTCTGAGGTCCTGCTTGTGGTCTGCCTTTTGGGTCATTCAGTTAAGCGTTTGCATCTCCAGGGTTTTCATAGCAACACATTTCCCACACCAGGTCATCCTTGGCCTTCTAGCTGGTGAGTTTTCTCCCAGATGTCCTTCAAAGTGCTTTACTTTCTTCAAAGAGTATCTTATGATATCCACTGCCCCGAATAATTAGACTTATCTGGTTTGCGAGTGAAATTTACATCTACATCTACTACCACTGAATAAACAACTGCTCTGTtgggaaataaaagaaaatatccaATAGATGAACACTCACCTTTGGCAATTTCTAGGTATGATGGTCGCAGAGGCATTCGAACGCATCCCTTCAGTCTCCAACGCAAGCTTGAAAGCATACATCCAGACCAACGTTGTCCTCTTCTCCATCGCTATGATCTTCTACCTGCTGCTCACCCTGGCAGGCGTGGATCCCCTGTGGTCAGTGGCCAAAGCCAGGCAGTGGTGCTCCAACCCAGACTGGATTCACCTTGACACTACTCCCTTCGCCGGGCTGGTGCGAAACCTGGGAGCCTTGGTCGGACTGGGGCTGGCAGTCAACTCCGAGACGTTCATTCAGACGTGTAAAGGCAAAAATGGTCAGAAAACGCGATTTAAGCTCATGTGTTTAGCCGCCACTCTCACGAGTCTTCAAGCATTTGATGTTTTGAAAAtacccacacatacacagatgCTTTTTTACATCTTGTCTTTTTGTAAGAGCGCCTCAATTCCATTGGTTGTGGTCGCTCTGATTCCTTACTGTGTTCGCCTGATGATGGGAGATGATGACAGGAAActtgattaaaagaaaaaaaaagtagttttaattatatgaaatgaatgatttgctcatctactgtatatatatacatctatgacatttttatacatgtttataaatttttgttattattttatgctcattgaaatgttatgttaaatatttcatttgtttcaaatgaaaagttAATAAATTGTGTGGTTTGAAATGTgactttgttatattttttataatcacAAAATGCTAATCAGTGTAGAAAACAAAAACCTAAAGCAGGCTCTGGatgcataaataaatgtctAGAACATTAAATTGGATTcactttcacaattttttttgataTTATACACCTTGCAAGGTTTTAAGtcgatataaaaataaataaaaaatcacacTAAAGTACGTCAATGCATCAGATTATAAATGTGTGGAGTCCATATAAGGTACATGTTGATTCTATCTCTCCAGTCTTATTACATAACT
Above is a window of Stigmatopora nigra isolate UIUO_SnigA chromosome 11, RoL_Snig_1.1, whole genome shotgun sequence DNA encoding:
- the LOC144204036 gene encoding glucose-6-phosphatase 2-like yields the protein MEFLYSHEVSIIQHLQNSYGEYRDFLSLISTVGDPRNIFCIYFPLWFHLSHSVGTKMIWAAVFGDWFNLIFKWILFGQRPYWWVQENPPFSLHNESFHHLKQFHITCETGPGSPSGHAMGSSCVWYVMITSALNSIQPAVLKRFWLLRSCLWSAFWVIQLSVCISRVFIATHFPHQVILGLLAGMMVAEAFERIPSVSNASLKAYIQTNVVLFSIAMIFYLLLTLAGVDPLWSVAKARQWCSNPDWIHLDTTPFAGLVRNLGALVGLGLAVNSETFIQTCKGKNGQKTRFKLMCLAATLTSLQAFDVLKIPTHTQMLFYILSFCKSASIPLVVVALIPYCVRLMMGDDDRKLD